In Pleurocapsa sp. PCC 7319, the following are encoded in one genomic region:
- a CDS encoding Uma2 family endonuclease — protein MRSPLNLLTIEEYLNLEQDAEIRHEYVAGQIYAMAGASEAHNLIVGNIFALLRPHLRGSYCRAFVSDMKVKVKAQKADIFYYPDLLVTCDPNDNKKYFKTNPNLIVEVLSDSTETTDKREKRINYQTIDSLKEYVLVSQDKIKVEIYRQDNNGNWTVEILSKDDKLSLDSVGLTLTMADIYEDIFNL, from the coding sequence ATGCGATCGCCTTTAAATCTTCTTACCATCGAAGAATACCTCAATTTAGAGCAAGACGCTGAAATACGTCATGAATACGTGGCGGGACAAATCTATGCTATGGCTGGTGCTAGCGAAGCACATAACTTGATTGTAGGCAACATTTTCGCTTTGTTACGTCCTCATTTACGAGGTAGTTACTGTCGTGCTTTCGTTTCTGATATGAAAGTCAAAGTTAAGGCACAAAAGGCGGATATATTTTATTATCCAGATCTTCTAGTCACTTGCGATCCCAATGACAATAAAAAATACTTTAAAACCAATCCAAATCTGATTGTAGAAGTTCTCTCTGATTCTACCGAAACTACGGATAAACGGGAAAAACGAATTAATTATCAAACTATTGATAGCCTGAAAGAATACGTTTTGGTTTCTCAAGATAAAATTAAAGTAGAAATTTATCGCCAAGATAATAATGGGAATTGGACAGTAGAAATTTTGAGTAAAGATGATAAGTTATCACTAGATTCAGTTGGATTGACTTTAACAATGGCAGATATTTATGAAGATATTTTTAATCTTTAA